In a genomic window of Kwoniella mangroviensis CBS 8507 chromosome 2, whole genome shotgun sequence:
- a CDS encoding 6-phosphofructokinase, with protein MLSSKTIDSVVQDTASNPKHVVDQQSQAMSPIPQDQDQEDIQTKDLEGIPEGLVDKAEGITVPTVREDGMRSPAARNKKQKNVAVLTSGGDSAGMNAAVRAVVRQSIARGCQAYIIREGWEGLVRGNATDPTPFTTPRRTPSASANQSPVLQPAKSVSFSSLPPSKQMDLEKATHELNEQAEEDFEKNRVNFTDPSGVAPLSNAPLSFGFGELLKDGAGEGDIEEMQAHGLQSMVIVDEEDEKGKSLKGRYIVRVGWDDVRGWLGEGGTLIGSSRCPSFRERSGRLQAAHNLIKYGIDCLAVCGGDGSLTGADKLRGEWPSLMDELLAAGKIDEEQRETYRHLNIVGLVGSIDNDMSMTDLTIGAPTALHRICESIDSIASTASSHSRAFVIEVMGRHCGWLALLAGVAMGADFIFIPESPPETDDWETEMCNLLQSHRKVGKRKSIVIVAEGALDRNLKPIKPDYVKDILVDRLGLDTRVTTLGHTQRGGRPCAYDRILPTLQGVQAVQALLEATPETPSYMIGTRENKIIKVPLLEAVAETQAVAKAIENRDFATAMSHRDSEFREMLQAFQISSSLAINEEAPKDKRLRIGIVHVGAPAGGMNAATRQAVRFCHHRGHTPVAIYNGFEGLLDDNVAELSWLRVDTWTTRGGSELGTNRTLPSIDLGSVAAGFQRHALDGLLVIGGFEAFHSLMILEQNRANYPSFQIPMVHLPATISNNVPMTDFSLGSDTSLNALVDACDAIRQSASASRNRVFVVETQGGMSGYLATMGALAVGAVLVYTPEDGISLKLLQADVEFLTKRYSLDAKGKSEGRLVIKSEKSSSIYTTEVLTKIFKEEGKELFDARSASLGHTLQGGTPSPMDRTRAARLALRCMQFLEQHAVPNSQTSSIAHRGGSGAKHKKPSYSTETATMIAIRGSKIVYATMEEVLKHTDMKLRRGKDEWWSDIKRLAEIMGGRQGLISS; from the exons ATGCTATCAAGCAAGACCATCGACTCAGTGGTCCAAGATACTGCTTCCAACCCGAAACACGTCGTAGACCAACAGTCACAAGCTATGTCACCTATCCCTCAggaccaagaccaagaagatATCCAGACAAAGGACCTTGAAGGTATTCCCGAGGGTCTTGTAGATAAAGCTGAAGGTATAACGGTACCCACTGTACGGGAAGATGGTATGAGATCACCAGCTGCGAGAAATAAGAAACAAAAGAATGTAGCGGTGTTGACGAGTGGGGGTGATAGTGCTGGTATGAATGCTGCTG TCCGTGCTGTGGTCAGACAGTCCATCGCTAGAGGATGTCAAGCCTACATCATCcgagaaggatgggaaggacTTGTCCGAGGTAACGCAACTGATCCTACACCATTCACAACACCTCGACGAACACCCTCGGCTTCAGCCAACCAATCACCAGTCTTACAACCCGCCAAGAGCGtctcattctcttcgttACCTCCTTCGAAACAGATGGATTTGGAAAAAGCCACTCATGAATTGAATGAACAGGCTGAAGAAGACTTTGAAAAGAACAGAGTCAACTTTACCGATCCAAGTGGAGTTGCCCCCTTATCCAACGCACCGCTGAGTTTCGGATTTGGAGAGTTGCTCAAGGATGGTgcgggagaaggagatatcGAGGAGATGCAGGCTCACGGACTGCAATCTATGGTGatcgttgatgaagaggatgagaaaggtaAATCACTAAAAGGGAGATATATAGTGAGAGTTGGTTGGGATGATGTAAGAGGTTGGTTGGGTGAGGGTGGTACTCTTATCGGTAGTTCCAGATGTCCTTCTT TCAGGGAAAGATCCGGAAGACTTCAAGCTGCACACAACCTGATCAAATACGGTATCGACTGTCTTGCCGTAtgtggtggtgatggttcGTTGACTGGTGCAGACAAATTGAGAGGAGAATGGCCGAGTCTCATGGACGAACTCCTTGCTGCAG GTAAAATTGATGAGGAGCAAAGAGAGACTTATAGACATCTGAACATCGTCGGTCTTGTCGGTTCcatcga TAACGATATGTCAATGACCGATCTCACTATCGGTGCCCCAACTGCTTTACACCGAATCTGTGAATCCATCGACTCTATCGCCTCTACCGCATCCTCCCACTCTCGAGCATTCGTCATCGAAGTTATGGGAAGACACTGTGGATGGTTGGCTCTACTTGCGGGAGTGGCGATGGGAGCAGACTTCATATTTATCCCTGAATCACCACCCGAAACCGATGATTGGGAGACTGAGATGTGCAAcctccttcaatctcaccGAAAAGTCGGTAAAAGGAAGTCTATCGTCATTGTCGCAGAAGGTGCTCTGGACAGGAACCTCAAACCTATTAAGCCTGATTACGTCAAGGATATCCTTGTTGATAGATTAGGATTGGATACGAGAGTCACTACTTTGGGTCACACTCAACGAGGTGGAAGACCTTGTGCCTATGATAGAATCTTG CCTACCCTCCAAGGTGTACAAGCCGTCCAAGCTCTTCTCGAAGCAACACCCGAAACTCCCTCGTATATGATCGGTACCCGAGAaaacaagatcatcaaagtaCCTCTTCTTGAAGCTGTCGCCGAG ACTCAAGCTGTTGCCAAAGCCATTGAGAACCGAGACTTCGCTACAGCCATGAGTCACAGAGACTCCGAGTTCAGAGAGATGTTACAAGCCTTCCAGATCAGTTCATCTCTCGCAATCAACGAAGAGGCACCTAAAGACAAGCGACTACGAATCGGTATCGTCCATGTTGGTGCTCCAGCAGGAGGTATGAATGCCGCTACTCGACAAGCCGTTCGATTCTGTCATCATCGAGGTCATACCCCTGTAGCCATCTACAACGGGTTCGAGGGTCTACTCGACGATAACGTCGCTGAACTATCTTGGCTCAGGGTGGATACCTGGACTACTCGAGGTGGATCAGAATTGGGAACTAACAGGACGTTACCAAGTATCGATCTTGGTAGTGTCGCTGCAGGGTTCCAGAGACACGCTTTGGATGGTTTATTGGTTATCGGTGGATTCGAAGCTTTCCACTCGCTCATGATCCTCGAACAGAACCGTGCCAATTACCCAAGTTTCCAAATCCCCATGGTCCATTTACCAGCAACTATCTCGAACAACGTTCCCATGACAGATTTCTCCCTGGGTAGTGATACCTCCCTCAACGCCCTGGTGGATGCTTGCGATGCCATCAGACAGTCCGCCTCGGCAAGTAGGAACAGAGTGTTCGTAGTGGAGACTCAAGGTGGAATGAGTGGATATCTAGCTACTATGGGTGCTTTGGCT GTCGGTGCTGTGCTCGTCTACACTCCAGAAGATGGTATCTCACTCAAACTCCTTCAAGCGGATGTAGAGTTCTTGACCAAGAGGTACTCGTTAGACGCTAAGGGTAAGAGCGAAGGTCGATTGGTCATCAA ATCCGaaaaatcatcttccatctacaccaccGAGGTGCTCACCAAGATcttcaaagaagaaggtaaagagtTATTCGACGCCCGATCCGCTTCATTAGGTCATACGTTGCAGGGTGGTACACCTTCACCCATGGATCGAACTCGAGCTGCAAGATTGGCTTTGAGGTGTATGCAGTTCCTCGAACAACATGCTGTACCCAATTCGCAGACTTCCTCCATAGCCCACCGAGGAGGTAGTGGCGCGAAACATAAGAAGCCGTCTTACTCTACTGAGACGGCTACGATGATTGCGATTAGAGGAAGTAAGATTGTATATGCCACGATGGAAGAGGTTCTGAAACATACGGATATGaaattgagaagaggtaAAGACGAATGGTGGTCTGACATCAAGAGATTGGCTGAGATCATGGGTGGTAGACAGGGATTGATCTCTTCATAG